In a genomic window of Thalassotalea piscium:
- a CDS encoding TVP38/TMEM64 family protein produces the protein MNLSSKRLSATVSLTMFAVLLLPLVFYFTVDQALVNNIVQQYKPKDIGEFAFSFLILSLLMSMGLPRQIAAFSSGYLLGTLYGTFFATLAASLACLLTFFTARFIFHQRLSKQFPKQLATLNHFFTHDVFVKAFIIRLIPAGSNFLTNVLAGTAKAPLLPYLAGTMFGFIPQMLLFAMLGAGIQIGDNQQIILSVVLLLVAGILAAYLYQKKDAK, from the coding sequence TTGAACCTTTCTTCTAAGCGTTTATCTGCTACTGTCAGCCTTACGATGTTTGCAGTGCTGCTACTGCCACTTGTTTTTTATTTTACTGTTGATCAAGCACTCGTTAATAACATTGTTCAGCAATATAAGCCTAAAGATATTGGAGAGTTCGCATTTAGCTTTCTAATTTTGTCTTTGTTGATGAGTATGGGCTTACCAAGGCAAATTGCAGCTTTTAGCTCAGGCTACCTGTTAGGTACACTCTACGGTACGTTTTTTGCCACTTTAGCAGCGAGCTTAGCGTGTTTGTTAACTTTTTTCACTGCTCGCTTTATTTTTCATCAGCGTTTATCAAAACAATTTCCTAAGCAACTAGCGACCTTGAATCACTTTTTTACACATGATGTTTTTGTTAAAGCATTTATTATCCGATTAATTCCCGCAGGGTCTAATTTTTTAACCAATGTGTTAGCAGGTACTGCAAAAGCACCTTTGTTACCCTATTTAGCTGGCACAATGTTTGGGTTTATTCCACAAATGCTATTGTTTGCAATGTTAGGGGCAGGAATCCAAATAGGGGATAATCAACAAATAATACTTAGTGTTGTATTATTGCTTGTGGCAGGCATTTTAGCAGCATATTTATATCAAAAAAAAGACGCTAAGTAG